Proteins from one Patescibacteria group bacterium genomic window:
- the recR gene encoding recombination mediator RecR, with translation MQHLPDFIQKLIAEFDKLPGIGPKTSTRLVFNLLHRKDDIKEMADALYQAYQNINLCPECQNLTDDGLCNICANPQRDKTLICVVGGNQDLEAIEKTGEFPGVYHLLNGLLSPLEGITPEKIKIKELLDRIKKNSVKEIILALDQSMEGEATTIYLSRLLTDHPVTISQLARGIPMGANIEYTDEVTLSSALKNRKNI, from the coding sequence ATGCAACATTTGCCCGATTTTATCCAAAAGCTTATTGCTGAATTTGACAAACTGCCTGGTATTGGACCAAAAACTTCCACCAGGTTAGTTTTTAATCTACTCCATAGAAAAGATGATATCAAAGAAATGGCTGATGCCTTATATCAGGCTTATCAAAATATAAATTTATGCCCCGAGTGCCAAAATCTGACTGATGACGGCTTGTGTAATATTTGTGCCAATCCCCAAAGAGACAAAACTCTTATCTGTGTGGTGGGTGGTAATCAAGATCTCGAAGCTATAGAAAAAACCGGAGAATTCCCTGGAGTATATCATTTACTAAACGGATTATTAAGTCCTTTAGAAGGTATTACTCCTGAAAAAATAAAAATAAAGGAGCTTTTGGATCGTATTAAAAAAAATAGCGTCAAAGAGATAATCCTAGCACTTGATCAAAGTATGGAAGGAGAAGCTACAACTATATATTTGTCCCGATTATTGACTGACCACCCTGTCACTATCAGCCAGCTGGCCCGAGGCATACCAATGGGTGCTAATATAGAATATACCGATGAAGTGACTCTATCCTCGGCTCTAAAAAATAGAAAAAATATCTAA
- a CDS encoding YbaB/EbfC family nucleoid-associated protein — MFNKLKQYNDLRKQASTLKSAMAQETVEVENRAVKLTMDGNQDIKSLDIKEEYLSKDKKSELEKEIINAISDAIKKVQRKMAMKMQEMGGLDSLLK, encoded by the coding sequence ATGTTTAACAAACTAAAACAATACAACGACCTAAGAAAACAGGCTAGCACTCTAAAAAGTGCCATGGCTCAAGAAACAGTCGAAGTGGAAAATCGCGCTGTAAAATTAACCATGGATGGTAATCAGGATATTAAATCTTTGGATATCAAAGAAGAGTATCTAAGTAAAGATAAAAAATCAGAGCTGGAAAAAGAAATTATCAATGCCATCTCCGATGCTATCAAAAAAGTCCAAAGAAAAATGGCTATGAAAATGCAAGAAATGGGTGGCCTAGACAGCCTATTAAAATAA